Part of the Pseudomonas sp. P8_241 genome is shown below.
GCGGCCCAGTGCACGACCATCAACACACCGGCACTGTGGGCCACCAGAATGACCGGACCGCAAATCGTCTCCAGTTCGCGCTGGATAGCTTCCACACGCGCCGCCAGACTGAGCTTGTTCTCTTCCAGGGGAGGCACCGAACGGACCTTGTCCAACCTGGCTTGCAGCAGCGTTTGCCAATGCTCCGGCACATGATCACGCAAGCCGGGAACTATCAAAATCGTGGTGTCACTCATCGCCCTTTTCACCCCTTGCACAATCCATCGAACGGTTCGCGAATGTCTCGAACCCTGCCAGCAGCACAGTAGAATTCGCCCTATCGGAGCGGGTTACATTTAGCGTCAGCGACTTCCCTTTTCGTGACAATAAGCCGTAATCAGCGTGGTGGATTTAGCACCATCGGCACTTTCCATTTGCCGACCAAGTCTCTATAACTGGCAGGCAATTGCGACAGCGAGATCTCATTTGTCACTACATGGAATGTATTTACGCCATGCCCGTACAAGCACGAACCGCCGTACTGACCAACTACCTGGATGTGGCTCGCCATCTGCGGCTGAACGCCAACGTCCTGCTGGCCGAAGTGGGTTTGAGCCCTTCGATGCTGGCCGACCAAAGCCAGCGTATTCCGGCCACGACCGGCATCATCCTGCTGGAGAAATCAGCGCTTCTGAGTGGGTGTGACACCTTCGGCCTGCGTATGGCCGAGCTGCGTCAACTGGCAGATTTTGGTGAAGTGAGTCTGCTGCTCAGTCACCAGAACAATCTTCGTGACGCGCTGAAAGTGATCGTGCATTACCGTCAACTGATCAACGATTCACTGGCGATTTTCGTCGAAGAATCCGGCAAGACGGTGATCATTCGCGAAGAACTGGTGACCGACATGGGCACCAACAATCGCCAGTCGATCGAACTGCTCATCGCCGTGATGCACCGCTTTTGCGCGGCCCTGCTCGGCGCACACTGGAACCCGATCAACGTCTGTTTCACTCATGACGCGCCGGCGGACCTCTCGGTGCATCGGCGGATCTTCGGCTGCAAAGTGGACTTCGGTTGTGAGTTCAACGGCATCGTTTGCCCTGCCTCCAACCTCGACGCCGCCAATCCTTTGGCCAACGAGGCCATGGCCCGACATGCACAGCGCTACCTGGATTCTCTGTTGCGCGAATACGGTAACTCCGTAGCGTTCGATGTGCGCAAATCCATCTACCTGTTGCTCCCCATGGGCCGTGCGACCATTGCGCAAATTGCCCAGAGCCTGGGCATGAACGTGCGCACCCTGCAGCGCCGCCTGGGCGAAGAAGGGGCCAGTTTCAGTGAGTTGATCAGTTGCGTGCGCCGCGACCTGGTCGTTCGCTATCTGGAGAACCCGGCCTATTCGCTGGGGCGTATCGCCGACATGCTCGGCTATTCCATGCCCAACTCATTCACCCGCTGGTTCGTTTCACAGTTCAATATGCCACCCGCCACCTGGCGCAGTGAACACCGGATCGGGATGCGCAAAGACAGCTGATGCAGCATGCTGCGACCCGCCGTGAGTCGTCGTGCTTAACCAGCGGACAACCCGGCTTGGCTGCCTGGTTTGCTGCACCTGCTGGTATTGCCCATTGAAAAAAAACGGCCGCCTGCTACAACAGGCGACCGCTAAAGGAGCACATTCGGGGCACCACCCTGACTCGTATTCGAGTCGTCCGCTGCGAGGGGCGACCCTCGACAGCGCGCCTGACTACACGTCTGTCACCGTCACGACGACACCTCCATCATGGTTTTTGCCGACGTTTGTTCGAC
Proteins encoded:
- a CDS encoding AraC family transcriptional regulator produces the protein MPVQARTAVLTNYLDVARHLRLNANVLLAEVGLSPSMLADQSQRIPATTGIILLEKSALLSGCDTFGLRMAELRQLADFGEVSLLLSHQNNLRDALKVIVHYRQLINDSLAIFVEESGKTVIIREELVTDMGTNNRQSIELLIAVMHRFCAALLGAHWNPINVCFTHDAPADLSVHRRIFGCKVDFGCEFNGIVCPASNLDAANPLANEAMARHAQRYLDSLLREYGNSVAFDVRKSIYLLLPMGRATIAQIAQSLGMNVRTLQRRLGEEGASFSELISCVRRDLVVRYLENPAYSLGRIADMLGYSMPNSFTRWFVSQFNMPPATWRSEHRIGMRKDS